In a genomic window of Bordetella petrii:
- the msrA gene encoding peptide-methionine (S)-S-oxide reductase MsrA, which produces MTTERAVLAGGCFWGMQDLIRKLPGVISTRVGYTGGDVPNATYRNHGTHAEAIEILFDPSQISYRRLLEFFFQIHDPTTPNRQGNDRGMSYRSAIYFTSEQQKAVALDTIADVNASGLWPGKVVTEVEPAGDFWQAEPEHQDYLERFPDGYTCHFARPDWVLPRRADTGTNGA; this is translated from the coding sequence ATGACGACCGAACGTGCTGTACTTGCAGGCGGCTGCTTCTGGGGCATGCAGGATCTCATCCGCAAGCTGCCCGGCGTAATCTCGACCCGGGTCGGGTACACCGGTGGCGACGTGCCGAATGCCACTTATCGCAATCACGGCACGCATGCCGAGGCGATCGAGATTCTGTTCGATCCGTCGCAAATCAGCTATCGCCGGCTGCTCGAATTCTTTTTCCAGATTCACGACCCGACGACGCCGAATCGCCAGGGCAATGACCGCGGCATGAGCTATCGCTCGGCAATCTACTTCACCAGCGAACAGCAGAAAGCCGTGGCGCTGGATACGATCGCGGACGTCAACGCTTCGGGACTGTGGCCCGGCAAGGTGGTTACCGAAGTCGAGCCGGCGGGCGATTTCTGGCAGGCTGAACCCGAGCACCAGGATTACCTGGAACGCTTCCCCGACGGGTATACCTGCCATTTCGCTCGGCCGGACTGGGTGCTGCCGCGCCGGGCCGACACCGGCACTAACGGGGCTTAG
- the msrB gene encoding peptide-methionine (R)-S-oxide reductase MsrB — protein MATSYKRTEAAIASLTPEQYRVTQESGTERPGTGALLHNAEPGIYVDVVSGEPLFSSTDKYESGCGWPSFTKPVEPVNINERRDASHGMIRTEVRSTHGDSHLGHVFPDGPRDRGGLRYCINSASLRFVPRDQMVEQGYGEYLDQVKEIS, from the coding sequence ATGGCTACTTCGTACAAGAGAACCGAGGCTGCTATTGCCAGCCTGACGCCCGAACAGTACCGGGTGACACAGGAAAGCGGAACCGAGCGCCCGGGAACCGGCGCCCTGCTGCACAACGCCGAGCCGGGCATCTATGTCGACGTCGTGTCAGGCGAACCACTGTTCTCGTCTACGGACAAGTATGAATCGGGGTGCGGCTGGCCGAGCTTCACCAAGCCGGTCGAGCCGGTGAACATCAATGAGCGGCGCGACGCGAGCCACGGCATGATCCGCACCGAAGTGCGCTCGACGCATGGCGACAGCCACCTGGGGCATGTATTTCCCGACGGGCCGCGCGATCGCGGCGGTCTGCGATACTGTATCAATTCGGCTTCGCTGCGTTTCGTGCCACGCGATCAGATGGTGGAACAGGGTTACGGCGAATATCTCGACCAGGTAAAGGAAATATCATGA
- a CDS encoding YkgB family protein, translated as MTHPENPSPLQIAEKGAGSPAALALLRWALVIVFLWFGAMKFTAYEANGIGPFIAHSPIMSWLHALFGIQGASYVIGVLELSTAAALVVGAFQPAFSALGAAMSAATYLITLTFFFTTPGVAEASAGGFPAISAAPGQFLLKDIVLLAASLCLLRASVPGLRPGVRNV; from the coding sequence AAGGCGCCGGATCGCCCGCGGCGCTGGCCCTGCTCAGGTGGGCGCTCGTCATTGTTTTTCTCTGGTTTGGCGCGATGAAATTCACCGCGTACGAAGCGAACGGCATCGGGCCGTTCATCGCGCACAGCCCCATCATGAGCTGGCTGCACGCCTTGTTCGGCATCCAGGGCGCCAGCTACGTGATCGGCGTGCTGGAACTGTCGACGGCGGCGGCTCTGGTTGTGGGAGCGTTCCAGCCGGCTTTCTCGGCGCTGGGCGCGGCGATGTCCGCGGCCACGTACCTGATCACCCTGACCTTTTTCTTCACTACCCCTGGCGTCGCGGAAGCCAGCGCGGGCGGATTTCCCGCCATCTCGGCGGCACCCGGCCAGTTTCTGCTGAAGGATATCGTCTTGCTCGCAGCATCATTGTGCCTGCTGCGCGCATCCGTGCCGGGCTTGCGCCCCGGCGTCCGCAACGTGTGA